The genomic window ATTTACCACGCTTGGCAGCGACCATTTCAGGAGACTTCATATTGCCAAGAGCGTCGATAGTTGCACGAACCACGTTGATTGGGTTGGTGGAACCATAGGCTTTTGCCAGTACGTTGTGAACCCCTGCGACTTCCAGGACGGCGCGCATTGCACCACCGGCGATAATACCGGTACCTTCGGAAGCCGGCTGCATGAACACGCGGGAACCCGTGTGCACACCTTTAATCGGGTGCTGCAGGGTGCCACTGTTCAGCGCGACATTCATCATGTTGCGACGGGCTTTTTCCATCGCTTTCTGGATAGCTGCCGGAACTTCGCGTGCTTTGCCGTAGCCAAAACCAACGCGACCGTTACCGTCACCGACAACCGTCAGTGCGGTAAAGCTGAAAATACGGCCACCTTTTACGGTTTTAGATACGCGGTTTACCGCGATCAGCTTTTCCTGCAGTTCGCCAGCTTGTTTTTCGATGTGTGCCATCTTACACCTCTACCTTAGAACTGAAGGCCAGCTTCACGGGCAGCATCTGCCAGTGCCTGGACTCGACCATGATATTGAAACCCGGAACGGTCAAAGGACACATCTTTAATGCCTTTTTCCAGCGCCCGCACGGCGATAGTTTTACCTACTGCGGCGGCGGCGTCTTTATTACCGGTACCCTTTAATTGCTCCGCGATAGCTTTTTCCACTGTAGAAGCGGCTACCAGGACTTCAGAACCGTTTGGTGCAATAACCTGTGCGTAAATATGACGTGGGGTACGATGTACTACCAGGCGGGTAGCACCCAATTCCTGGAGCTTGCGGCGTGCGCGGGTCGCACGACGGATACGAGCTGCTTTCTTATCCATAGTGTTACCTTACTTCTTCTTAGCCTCTTTGGTACGCACGACTTCGTCGGCGTAACGAACACCCTTGCCTTTATAAGGCTCAGGACGACGATAGGCACGCAGATCTGCCGCAACCTGGCCAATAATCTGCTTATCAGCGCCTTTCAGCACGATTTCAGTTTGGCTCGGGCATTCTGCGGTGATACCTGCCGGCAGTTGATGGTCGATGGGGTGAGAAAATCCCAGAGACAAATTCACCACATTACCTTTCACTGCAGCACGGTAACCTACGCCTACCAGCTGTAGCTTTTTAGTGAAGCCGTCGGTCACACCAATCACCATACCGTTCAGCAACGCACGCGTGGTGCCTGCAAGGGCCCAACCGTTGGCATGACCTTCGCGCGGAGCAAAAGACAGCTGGTTATCAGCATGCTGAACGTCAACAGCTTCGTGGATAGTACGAGTCAGCTCGCCGTTTTTACCCTTAATCGAAATAACCTGACCGTTGAGTTTTACCTCTACGCCGGCAGGAATGACGACGGGTGCTTTAGCAACACGAGACATTCTTTCCTCCCAATTACGCTACGTAGCAGATAATCTCGCCACCAAGACCAGCCTGGCGAGCCGCACGATCAGTCATGACACCTTTAGAGGTAGAAATCACCGCGATACCCATGCCTGCCATTACTTTCGGCAACGCATCTTTTTTCTTGTAGATACGCAGGCCGGGGCGGCTGATACGCTGAATGGTTTCTACCACCGGCTTACCCTGGAAGTACTTCAGTACCAGTTCCAGCGTCGGCTTGGTGTCGCCTTCAACTTTGTAATCTTCGATAAAGCCTTCTTCTTTCAGCAAGTTGGCAATTGCCACTTTAAGCTTGGAAGAAGGCATGGAGACCGCGGTTTTGTTCGCGGCTTGACCGTTACGGATACGGGTCAGCATATCCGCGATCGGATCTTGCATGCTCATCTGTCTTTACTCCCGTGATTCAATTGGTGACAATTTACCAGCTAGCCTTTCTCAGACCCGGGATTTCACCGCGCATAGCGGCTTCACGGACCTTGATACGGCTCAACCCGAATTTCCGCAGGAAAGCGTGCGGACGACCTGTTTGACGGCAGCGGTTACGCTGACGAGACGGGCTGGAATCACGCGGCAGAGTCTGCAGCTTGAGAACCGCATCCCAACGGTCTTCATCGGAAGCATTCACGTCGGAGATGATGGTTTTAAGTTCAGCGCGTTTGGCGAAGAATTTATCAGCTAATTTCACGCGTTTTACTTCGCGTGCTTTCATGGATTGTTTAGCCATCAGTAACCCTACCTTACTTTCGGAATGGGAAGTTAAAGGCGGTCAACAGCGCACGGCCTTCATCATCGGATTTCGCAGTGGTGGTGATGGTAATATCCATGCCACGAACGCGATCGACTTTGTCATAGTCGATTTCCGGGAAGATGATCTGTTCATGCACGCCCATGCTGTAGTTGCCACGGCCATCAAATGATTTGGCGGACAGGCCACGGAAGTCACGGATACGCGGTACAGCAATGGAAATCAGTCGATCAAAGAACTCCCACATGCGTTCGCCACGCAGGGTTACTTTACAACCGATCGGATAGCCCTGACGGATTTTAAAGCCAGCAACAGATTTGCGTGCTTTGGTGATAAGCGGCTTTTGGCCTGAAATCGCGGTCAAATCGGCTGCGGCGTTATCCAGCAGCTTTTTATCGGCAATTGCTTCACCCACACCCATATTCAGGGTGATCTTCTCGACCCGAGGGACTTGCATGACAGAATGGTAGCCGAACTGTTTCATCAGTTGAGAGACTGCTTCGTCTTTGTAGTAATCATGCAGTTTCGCCATCGTACTACTCCAAATTACTTGATAGTTTCGCCGTTAGATTTGAAGACACGCACTTTTTTGCCGTCTTCAATCTTAAAGCCCACACGGTCCGCCTTGCTGGCCGCCGCATTGAAGATTGCAAGGTTGGAAAGATCGATTGCCGCTTCTTTCTCAACGATGCCACCCGGCTGGTTCATGGCCGGTACTGGTTTTTGATGTTTCTTGATCAGATTGATACCTTCAACAATCGCCTTGCCGGAAGATAGGACATTTTTTACTTTACCGCGCTTACCTTTATCTTTGCCGGTCAGCACGATAACTTCGTCATCACGACGGATTTTCGCTGCCATGATTCGCTCCTTAGAGTACTTCAGGTGCCAGGGAAATGATCTTCATGAACTTTTCGGTACGCAGTTCACGAGTCACCGGCCCAAAAATACGCGTACCGATAGGTTGCTCACTGTTGTTGTTCAACAAAACACAAGCATTACCATCGAAGCGAACGACAGAACCGTCAGGGCGACGAACACCCTTCTTGGTGCGCACCACTACCGCCTTCAGGACATCACCTTTTTTTACTTTGCCACGAGGAATCGCTTCCTTGATGGTAATTTTGATAATGTCGCCGACGCCTGCGTAGCGACGGTGCGAGCCACCTAGAACCTTGATACACATTACGCGACGTGCACCGGAGTTGTCGGCCACGGTCAGCATAGTCTGTTCTTGGATCATGTTAGTGCTCCGCTAATGTCAACTACTACTTATACTTAATGACCTGAATCGGTCGTAAGAAAAAACCCAAATACAGGGTGCAGTATTATAACACTGCTCCTGGTGTATGGGTAGAAAAATAAACAGCTCAAAGGACGAGCCGTTTATCTGTTTAGAGCGCGCTTACCGTTTTACAGAATCGCTTTCTCTACAACGCGAACCAGCGTCCAGGACTTGGTCTTGGAAATCGGACGACATTCGCTGATTTCAACGATGTCGCCGATGTTGCTGTCATTGTTCTCGTCATGTACGTGGAGCTTGGTCGTACGTTTGATGAACTTGCCGTAGATCGGGTGTTTCACAAAACGTTCGATGGCCACAACAATGGATTTCTCCATTTTATCGCTGACCACACGACCTTGCAGAGTACGGATTTTGTCACTCATTAAGCACCCGCCTTCTCAGTCAATAACGTCTTCACGCGCGCAACATTGCGGCGCACCTGCTTTAACAGGTGGGTCTGCTGCAGCTGGCCACTGGAAGCCTGCATACGCAGGTTGAATTGCTCGCGCAGCAGGTTCAGCAGTTCGGTGTTCAGCTCTTCAGCGCTTTTTTCACGCAGCTCATTTGCTTTCATTACATCACCGTCTTAGTTACAAAGGTGGTTTTAATCGGCAGTTTTGCTGCTGCCAGCTTGAAGGCTTCACGGGCAAGCTCTTCCGGAACGCCGTCCATTTCGTACAGGACTTTACCCGGCTGAATCAAGGCAACCCAGTATTCTACGTTACCTTTACCTTTACCCATACGCACTTCAAGCGGCTTTTCGGTGATCGGTTTGTCCGGGAAAATCCGGATCCAGATCTTACCTTGACGCTTAACTGCACGTGTCATGGCACGACGTGCTGCTTCGATTTGACGAGCGGTCAAACGACCACGGCCAACAGCTTTCAGACCGAAAGTACCGAAGCTAACATCCGTACCTACTGCCAGACCACGGTTGCGGCCTTTGTGCATCTTACGGAATTTTGTACGCTTTGGTTGTAACATCAGCGACTCTCCTTACTTGCGGCCTTTACGCTGCTGCTTTTTAGGTTGAGCAGCCGGTTCCGGTTGTTCAACGGCAGCCATACCACCTAAGATCTCACCTTTGAAGATCCACACTTTTACGCCGATGACACCATAAGTGGTGTGCGCTTCGGAGGTGTTGTAGTCGATATCCGCACGCAGGGTGTGCAACGGAACACGACCTTCGCGGTACCATTCGGTACGTGCGATTTCAGCGCCGCCCAGACGGCCGCTGACTTCAACTTTAATCCCCTTAGCGCCAAGACGCATGGCGTTCTGCACGGCACGCTTCATCGCACGACGGAACATAACGCGACGTTCCAGCTGCGAAGAGATGCTGTCGGCGACCAGTTTGGCGTCCAGTTCTGGCTTACGGACTTCAGCGATATTAATCTGCGCCGGTACGCCAGCGATATCCGCTACGACCTTACGCAGTTTTTCAACGTCTTCGCCTTTCTTGCCGATCACGATGCCCGGACGAGCGGTGTGAATGGTCACACGGATGCTCTTGGCCGGACGTTCGATCACCAAGCGGGAAACCGAAGCTTTCGACAATTCCTTGGTCAGGAACTGACGAACTTTAAAGTCACTGTCCAGGTTGTCAGCGAATTCTTTAGTATTCGCATACCAGGTAGAATTCCAGGGTTTAACAATACCCAAGCGAATACCATTAGGATGTACTTTCTGACCCATTGCTAGTCTCCAGAGTCTCAGCGATCGGACACAACCACAGTAATGTGGCTGGTGCGCTTCAGGATACGATCTGCACGCCCCTTGGCACGCGGCATAATGCGCTTCATGCTCGGGCCAGCGTCGACGAAAATCTTCGCGACTTTCAGATCATCGATATCTGCGCCATCGTTGTGTTCAGCGTTAGCAATGGCAGACTCCAGTACTTTCTTCACCAGACCAGCAGCTTTCTTGTTGGTATAGGTCAGAACTTCCAGAGCTTGCGACACTTTCTTACCGCGAATTAGGTCGGCCACCAGGCGAACCTTTTGAGCAGAAGAGCGAGCGTGGCGATGTTGAGCGATAGTTTCCATCTCTTCCTCCTACCTTAGCGCTTTTTGGCCTTTTTGTCGGCCGCATGGCCGCGATAAGTACGCGTCGGCGCGAATTCACCCAGTTTGTGACCGACCATTTCATCGGCGACAAAAACGGGTACGTGCTGACGACCATTATGGACAGCGATGGTCAAACCGATCATTGTTGGAAAGATCGTTGAACGACGGGACCAAGTGCGAATAGGCTTCTTGTCACCGCTTTCCACCGCTTTCTCTACCTTCTTCAGCAAGTGCAGGTCAATAAATGGACCTTTCTTGAGAGAACGTGGCATGGTTTATCCTCTAATATTATTTGCTACGGCGACGTACGATGAATTTATCAGTACGCTTATTGCTACGGGTCTTCTTACCTTTGGTCTGAATGCCCCACGGGGTTACCGGATGCTTACCAAAGTTACGACCTTCACCACCACCGTGCGGGTGGTCGACCGGGTTCATCGCCGTACCGCGAACGGTCGGACGGATGCCACGCCAGCGGCTGGCACCGGCTTTACCCAGTACACGCAGCATGTGTTCGGCATTACCTACTTCGCCCAGGGTAGCACGGCATTCGGACTGAATTTTGCGCATTTCACCGGAACGCAGACGCAGCGTGACATAAGCGCCATCACGAGCCACGATCTGAACATAAGCACCTGCTGAACGCGCCAGCTGACCGCCTTTACCCGGTTTCATTTCCACGTTATGCACGGTGGAGCCAACCGGAATATTGCGCATCGGCAGAGCGTTACCGGCTTTGATTGCCGCATCGACGCCAGATTGAATCTGCTCACCGGCCTTCAGGCCTTTCGGTGCCAGGATATAACGACGTTCACCATCTTTGTACAACACCAGCGCGATATTGGCGGAACGGTTAGGATCATACTCCAGACGTTCTACCACTGCCGGAATACCGTCTTTATTGCGTTTAAAGTCAATCAGGCGATAGTGTTGCTTGTGGCCACCGCCAATATGGCGCGTAGTGATACGGCCATTGTTGTTACGGCCACCGGATTTGCTGAGAGTTTCCAGCAACGGGGCATAAGGTTTGCCCTTGTGCAGCTCAGGGTTGACCACTTTAACAACGTGGCGACGACCCGGAGATGTCGGTTTACATTTAACAATTGCCATTGTTCTTACTCCTCCGACTTACTCTGCGCCGCCGATGAAGTCCAGGTTCTGGCCTTCTTTCAGGGTGACGTAAGCTTTTTTCCAGTCGCTACGACGACCGATACGCTGTCCGTGACGTTTGGTTTTCCCTTTGACAACCAGGGTACGCACGTCATTGACTTCGACTTCAAACAGTTTATGCACAGCGGCTTTGATTTCTGCTTTGGTCGCATCTTTAGCTACTTTGAGTACGATGGTGTTGTGTTTTTCCATCGCGGTAGATGCTTTTTCAGAAACATGCGGCGCGCGCAGTACTTTCAGCAGACGTTCTTCACGAATCATGCCAGCATCTCCTCAACTTGCTTAACAGCGTCAGCCGTCATAACAACTTTGTCGAAGGCGATCAGGCTAACCGGGTCGATACCATTAGCATCGCGTACGTCTACTTTGTAGAGGTTACGCGCAGCCAGGAACAGGTTTTCGTCCAGTTCGCCGGTAATGATCAGCACATCTTCCAACGCCATGTCTTTCAGTTTCTGTGCCAGCAGCTTGGTTTTCGGCGCTTTGACAGAGAACTGTTCAACAACGATCAAACGATCCTGACGTACCAGTTCAGACAGGATACTTTTCAGCGCCCCGCGGTACATCTTCTTATTCACTTTCTGACTGTGATCCTGCGGCTTGGCGGCAAAAGTAACGCCACCAGAACGCCAGATCGGGCTCTTAACGCTACCGGAACGCGCACGGCCGGTACCCTTCTGACGCCAGGGTTTTTTACCGGAACCAGTGACTTCGGCTCGGGTCTTCTGACCGCGGCTCCCCTGACGGGCACCTGCTGCGTAAGCCACAACAACCTGGTGGACCAGCGCTTCGTTGAAGTCACGCCCGAAGGTAGTTTCGGAAACAGTCAGCGCGCTTTGCGCGTCTTTCAATACCAATTCCATTCCTATCTCCTCGACGTTACGCCTTGACAGCCGGTTTAACGATCAAGTCACCACCGGTTGCTCCCGGGACGGCGCCTTTGACCAGCAGCAGGTTGCGTTCTACGTCAACACGTACCACGTCCAGGCTCTGAACGGTTACGCGTTCGTTGCCCAGCTGGCCTGCCATTTTCTTGCCCTTGAATACTTTTCCCGGAGTCTGGTTCTGACCGATAGAACCCGGAACGCGGTGGGACAAGGAGTTACCGTGGGTAGCATCCTGGGTGCGGAAGTTCCAGCGCTTTACAGTGCCGGCAAATCCTTTACCTTTGGAGGTACCAGTAACGTCGACTTTTTTGACATCAGCAAACAGTTCTACGGTGATGCTCTGGCCAACGGTGACTTCTTCGCCGTCTTCGACGCGGAATTCCCACAGACCACGGCCGGCTTCAACGCCCGCCTTCGCAAAATGACCGGCTTCCGGTTTGATTACGCGATTGGCTTTTTTAGTACCGGCGGTAACCTGGATAGCGCGGTATCCGTCGTTTTCCAGATCTTTAACCTGGGTCACGCGGTTTGCTTCAATTTCGATAACGGTGACTGGGATAGAAACGCCATCTTCAGTGAAGATGCGAGTCATGCCCACTTTACGTCCGATTAAACCCTTCATTGTTTCAACCTCTCAATCGTTCTACGACCTGATTAACCCAGGCTGATCTGCACGTCTACACCGGCAGCCAGGTCCAGACGCATCAGAGCATCAACGGTTTTTTCGGTTGGCTCAACGATGTCAACCAGACGCTTGTGAGTGCGGATTTCATACTGATCGCGCGCATCTTTGTTGACATGCGGAGAGATCAGAATGGTAAAGCGCTCTTTGCGGGTCGGCAGCGGGATCGGACCACGTACCTGAGCACCGGTACGTTTGGCAGTCTCGACGATTTCCGCGGTTGATTGATCAATCAGACGATGATCAAACGCTTTCAAACGGATACGGATTCTTTGGTTCTGCATGAGACCAGAGCTCCAATTATTTATAAACGTAAAAAAATACTCCTCACGCCCATTTCGATTGATGGGGGAGTGCAATCGTTCAGTCTTATCCCCCAATTGGGGATGTTGTCAGCTGGCTTACCGCCTGAGCGGACCCAACGAGCGGGTCGGCTCGTCAAGTTGAATAACTATACAAGACAAGCCCGCGCATTATACGCAAATCTGTACAGGAAGCAAGCGCGGGCGGTGAAAAGGGAGAAGCGCTGCGGCGGAAATGACCATGCTCGGCGCTGGCCGCATTAGGTTGATATTATTCGGATAGACAGTAGGGCGCAAAGTCCCCTCTTCTGGGCGTACGGTGGAAAGGTCTTGACGTTATGCGCCAAGCCTCTTGCCCTCAGCGGACGGTAAAGGAAAGCGACGCCCTGCCCTGTGCAGCGGCGCGAGGTGCAGTGAAGCTGGCACCGCCGCCCCGTTACATTGACCATCGCGGCCCGGCTTATTGCGCGGCGTCTTTCAACTGTGATTGCAGATGGTTCTGAATGCCGATACGGGTAATAAGCGCCAGCTCGGTTTCCAGAAAATCAATATGCTCTTCTTCGTCGGTAGGATTTCAATCATCAGGTCCCGCGACACATAGTCGCGTATCGAGTCCGCGTAGACGATACCTTCACGCAGATCTTGCGCGCCCTGCAATTCCAAATAGAGATCGGAGCGCAGCATTTCTTCCACGTCCTCACCGATATTCAGCCGGCCGAAATCCTGCAGATTAGGCAGCCCCTCCAGGAAGAGAATGCGTTCGATGTAGCAATCCGCGTGTTTCATTTCGTCAATGGATTCGTGATATTCAACATCGTTGAGACGCATCAGGCCCCAATTCTTGAACATCCGGGCATGTAGGAAATACTGATTGATAGCTACAAGCTCGTTGCCAAGCAGCTTGTTGAGATGGTTGATAATCTGTGCATCACCTTTCATGACAAGCTCCTCAGTTGCGTGTTATATCAGAATATAACCGCGACAGAGTAATGCAAAGGAATAACCTTACTTTTTTAGGCGATATTTTCCAACGGCGCAATGTGCTGTAGTTCATCCTCCATTATACGGCGCGCGACGCAAACGCATTTTCCGCATTGAGTACCCACCGGCACCAACCGTTTCAATTGCTGGAAAGTCTGGGGCTGGTGCAGCCTCACTGCGACGCGTATGGCTTTGTCGCTTACCGCATTACATAAACAAACATACATTGCTGGCACTCACTGGCTAATCTCACGCCAATTTAGATGAGAACGCGTGTCATTACAATATCGAAAGTATTGCTGTTTGCGTTTTGTTGATTAACCTGCTGATCCTAGACCGCTTAATGAGGAAGTTTTTTTATAGGCAGGACGCAACGATCTCTGCACGGGCGGTTGTTAATGCCGCTGTGTTGTGAACGCTATGCGCCCTGTAGGCGCGGAAATGAATATCAACAGTTAATCTGTACAGTTTATCCCTGTTCAGGCCATACTCTGCGTATGACGAATCCTAATCTTAACGCTGAAGAAACTTCTTTAGCCGCGTTGGCCGGCGAGCTGCGTATTTCCCTGGGTAAACTGGTGCGACGGCTACACGAGCAAACACCGGCCAACGATTTCACCTCCGCGCAAAAATCGATGTTGCTGCGTCTGGATCGCGATGGTCCCGCCACCGTGTCAGCACTGGCGTGGGCCGAAAGCGTGCGTCCGCAGTCTATGCGCAGCACGGTAGTGGCGCTGCAGGCTCATCGCTCGGCGAAGAACAACTGGCTGCACGGCGCCCTGGAAACACAGCCGTCCGCCGCCGAGCAGGCTCAGCTCGCCGCCGCGGTCAGGTTGCTGAAGCGGCTTGCCGATTATTGACCCGTTCTTAGCCAGAGCAAAGGGATAATGGCAGCAACGCACGTGGCGCCTGATACCGCGAAGGGGTGCGACAAACGCCGATGGCGATGCCGTTTCCCCGTTCCGTTCACAGGCGTCGCCACGCGCGACCGGCATGAGATCGCGGGGTACCCGGCCTATGGGCTTTCAACCTTAGCCTGGCGGTTGGCGCTACGTGAACGGCCGTTAAAGCGTGCAATTACCCTATAGATGATGCCTTTTCGCGGCCGACTGAATCAGCGTGGAACAAACTCGCACCCTACCGTTGGCGATCCGAAAGGAGATCTTTGATGTAGCATTATTGGTTTTCCTGGTTCGCTGGCGGGCTCTTGCTTAGCAATGCTGTGCCCCACCTTTGCAGCGGTTTGACGGGCCACGCGTTCCCAACCCCCTTTGCCAAACCAAGGGCGCGCGGGCTTTCCTCCGCGCCGGTCAACGTACTTTGGGGGTGGATTAATCTGGTTCTCGGTTATGTGTTTCTCTGTCGTATTGGCAATTTCGACATCCGCATTGCCGCCGCCGCTTTCGGGTTCGGCATGCTGGCAATGGCGCTGTTTCTGGCTGTGCATTTCGGCCGCCTGCAGGGCGTGAATCCGGTTCAACGGCGATGAATTCCCCGACAAGCGGGGTTTTCCGTTCGCTGCGGCTTTACAATTATCGCCTGTGGGCCGCCGGCGCCCTGGTTTCCAATCTGGGCACCTGGATGCAAAACACCGGGGAAGACTGGTTAGTGATGACCCAACTCACGCAGCATAATGCCTCGGCCGTGGGCACGGTCATGGCGTTACAATTTGGTCCACAGCTACTGTTGTTACCCTGGACCGGTTTTGCGGCCGACCATTTCAATCAACATCGACTTCTGCTCGCCACCCAGGCGTCGATGGGAATACTTGCGCTGGTGACCCTTTTCGGTGTCGTTCAACTCTGGCATGTTTATCTTTTCGCGTTATTGTTCGGCTGCGCGGCGACGTTCGACGCCCCCGTGCGCAAACCTTTGTCGCGGAAATGGTGGGTGATGCGGATTTGCCCAATGCCGTGGCACTTAACTCGACCCTGTATAACGGCGCGCGCGTGGTTGGACCGGCCATCGCCGGCGTCATTATTGCCTCGGTCGGCACCGGCTGGGCTTTTCTGCTTAACGGCGTCTCTTTCCTGGCGGTACTGGTGTCGTTATCGTTCCTACGTGTCGCCGATCTGCAGGAGAATGCGCGTGCGCGTCGCACCCGAGGAAGTTTGACGGAAGGGTTCCGCTATGTCGCGTCCCGTCCGGATTTAAAAGTCATCCCGGTCATGTTGTTGCTCATCGGCACCTTTGGACTAAATTTTCCCATCTTTATATCCACGATGGCCGTTAACGTGTTCCATACCGATGCCCGAGGTTTTGGCCTGTTGTACTAGATTATGGCTATCGGTACCTTATCGGGCGCCTTGCTTGCCGCCGAACCGGCCATGCGCGGGAGGGTGATGGCGCTGCGTTTGGGCATCGCTTTGGGTGGAGCGCCTATCGGCGCACCTATTGTCGGTGGCGTGGCCGATCATTTCGGCCCGCGCTGGGCGCTTGGCCTGGGCGCAGCGGCGGGATTTACCGCGGCCATGGTGGCCTTATACGCCTTTAGGTGGCGAGACAATCAGATACGCTAATGTTGATGTGAACCAGCGGAAAACTTATCGGACCACCGTGCCCGCTCGGGCGCGATAGCGCCGCAACGCCCAATGCGTGCCGC from Sodalis glossinidius str. 'morsitans' includes these protein-coding regions:
- the rpsE gene encoding 30S ribosomal protein S5; the encoded protein is MAHIEKQAGELQEKLIAVNRVSKTVKGGRIFSFTALTVVGDGNGRVGFGYGKAREVPAAIQKAMEKARRNMMNVALNSGTLQHPIKGVHTGSRVFMQPASEGTGIIAGGAMRAVLEVAGVHNVLAKAYGSTNPINVVRATIDALGNMKSPEMVAAKRGKSVEEILG
- the rplR gene encoding 50S ribosomal protein L18 — encoded protein: MDKKAARIRRATRARRKLQELGATRLVVHRTPRHIYAQVIAPNGSEVLVAASTVEKAIAEQLKGTGNKDAAAAVGKTIAVRALEKGIKDVSFDRSGFQYHGRVQALADAAREAGLQF
- the rplF gene encoding 50S ribosomal protein L6; the encoded protein is MSRVAKAPVVIPAGVEVKLNGQVISIKGKNGELTRTIHEAVDVQHADNQLSFAPREGHANGWALAGTTRALLNGMVIGVTDGFTKKLQLVGVGYRAAVKGNVVNLSLGFSHPIDHQLPAGITAECPSQTEIVLKGADKQIIGQVAADLRAYRRPEPYKGKGVRYADEVVRTKEAKKK
- the rpsH gene encoding 30S ribosomal protein S8 — encoded protein: MSMQDPIADMLTRIRNGQAANKTAVSMPSSKLKVAIANLLKEEGFIEDYKVEGDTKPTLELVLKYFQGKPVVETIQRISRPGLRIYKKKDALPKVMAGMGIAVISTSKGVMTDRAARQAGLGGEIICYVA
- the rpsN gene encoding 30S ribosomal protein S14, which translates into the protein MAKQSMKAREVKRVKLADKFFAKRAELKTIISDVNASDEDRWDAVLKLQTLPRDSSPSRQRNRCRQTGRPHAFLRKFGLSRIKVREAAMRGEIPGLRKASW
- the rplE gene encoding 50S ribosomal protein L5, coding for MAKLHDYYKDEAVSQLMKQFGYHSVMQVPRVEKITLNMGVGEAIADKKLLDNAAADLTAISGQKPLITKARKSVAGFKIRQGYPIGCKVTLRGERMWEFFDRLISIAVPRIRDFRGLSAKSFDGRGNYSMGVHEQIIFPEIDYDKVDRVRGMDITITTTAKSDDEGRALLTAFNFPFRK
- the rplX gene encoding 50S ribosomal protein L24 — protein: MAAKIRRDDEVIVLTGKDKGKRGKVKNVLSSGKAIVEGINLIKKHQKPVPAMNQPGGIVEKEAAIDLSNLAIFNAAASKADRVGFKIEDGKKVRVFKSNGETIK
- the rplN gene encoding 50S ribosomal protein L14 — encoded protein: MIQEQTMLTVADNSGARRVMCIKVLGGSHRRYAGVGDIIKITIKEAIPRGKVKKGDVLKAVVVRTKKGVRRPDGSVVRFDGNACVLLNNNSEQPIGTRIFGPVTRELRTEKFMKIISLAPEVL
- the rpsQ gene encoding 30S ribosomal protein S17, which encodes MSDKIRTLQGRVVSDKMEKSIVVAIERFVKHPIYGKFIKRTTKLHVHDENNDSNIGDIVEISECRPISKTKSWTLVRVVEKAIL
- the rpmC gene encoding 50S ribosomal protein L29 — translated: MKANELREKSAEELNTELLNLLREQFNLRMQASSGQLQQTHLLKQVRRNVARVKTLLTEKAGA
- the rplP gene encoding 50S ribosomal protein L16, which gives rise to MLQPKRTKFRKMHKGRNRGLAVGTDVSFGTFGLKAVGRGRLTARQIEAARRAMTRAVKRQGKIWIRIFPDKPITEKPLEVRMGKGKGNVEYWVALIQPGKVLYEMDGVPEELAREAFKLAAAKLPIKTTFVTKTVM
- the rpsC gene encoding 30S ribosomal protein S3, encoding MGQKVHPNGIRLGIVKPWNSTWYANTKEFADNLDSDFKVRQFLTKELSKASVSRLVIERPAKSIRVTIHTARPGIVIGKKGEDVEKLRKVVADIAGVPAQINIAEVRKPELDAKLVADSISSQLERRVMFRRAMKRAVQNAMRLGAKGIKVEVSGRLGGAEIARTEWYREGRVPLHTLRADIDYNTSEAHTTYGVIGVKVWIFKGEILGGMAAVEQPEPAAQPKKQQRKGRK
- the rplV gene encoding 50S ribosomal protein L22 encodes the protein METIAQHRHARSSAQKVRLVADLIRGKKVSQALEVLTYTNKKAAGLVKKVLESAIANAEHNDGADIDDLKVAKIFVDAGPSMKRIMPRAKGRADRILKRTSHITVVVSDR
- the rpsS gene encoding 30S ribosomal protein S19, producing the protein MPRSLKKGPFIDLHLLKKVEKAVESGDKKPIRTWSRRSTIFPTMIGLTIAVHNGRQHVPVFVADEMVGHKLGEFAPTRTYRGHAADKKAKKR
- the rplB gene encoding 50S ribosomal protein L2; the encoded protein is MAIVKCKPTSPGRRHVVKVVNPELHKGKPYAPLLETLSKSGGRNNNGRITTRHIGGGHKQHYRLIDFKRNKDGIPAVVERLEYDPNRSANIALVLYKDGERRYILAPKGLKAGEQIQSGVDAAIKAGNALPMRNIPVGSTVHNVEMKPGKGGQLARSAGAYVQIVARDGAYVTLRLRSGEMRKIQSECRATLGEVGNAEHMLRVLGKAGASRWRGIRPTVRGTAMNPVDHPHGGGEGRNFGKHPVTPWGIQTKGKKTRSNKRTDKFIVRRRSK
- the rplW gene encoding 50S ribosomal protein L23 — its product is MIREERLLKVLRAPHVSEKASTAMEKHNTIVLKVAKDATKAEIKAAVHKLFEVEVNDVRTLVVKGKTKRHGQRIGRRSDWKKAYVTLKEGQNLDFIGGAE
- the rplD gene encoding 50S ribosomal protein L4, with product MELVLKDAQSALTVSETTFGRDFNEALVHQVVVAYAAGARQGSRGQKTRAEVTGSGKKPWRQKGTGRARSGSVKSPIWRSGGVTFAAKPQDHSQKVNKKMYRGALKSILSELVRQDRLIVVEQFSVKAPKTKLLAQKLKDMALEDVLIITGELDENLFLAARNLYKVDVRDANGIDPVSLIAFDKVVMTADAVKQVEEMLA
- the rplC gene encoding 50S ribosomal protein L3: MKGLIGRKVGMTRIFTEDGVSIPVTVIEIEANRVTQVKDLENDGYRAIQVTAGTKKANRVIKPEAGHFAKAGVEAGRGLWEFRVEDGEEVTVGQSITVELFADVKKVDVTGTSKGKGFAGTVKRWNFRTQDATHGNSLSHRVPGSIGQNQTPGKVFKGKKMAGQLGNERVTVQSLDVVRVDVERNLLLVKGAVPGATGGDLIVKPAVKA